The sequence TTAATTTGGGTCTTTAAATATGCTGAACAACGTGGGAAGTCAGGCTGTTTAATAGCTTTCCTGGTTTTTTTAGTTTCATGGCCCTTAAGTTTACTGTTGTGGCTAGCATCTCGACCCGACAAATATTATGATGAGTATTGACTGGTTTCATACCTATCAACAAGAAATCCACTCTGCAGAGGTTAATTTTAATATAATTTAGACTATGAATTATCACTTTGAGTGTGGTTTTTTTGGTATTGAAAACTATACCAAAAAGTATTTACCAACTTATCACTAAATACATTAAAAATAATTTGTCATTGTTTATGATTTCTCTTACACCACAAATTAAAGATTATCATAGAACTAACAATGAATCTTTATCTGGTAAAAATACAGGGAGATTGTTTTCATCCCTCACAATAACCTTTGTATTTACCCTTGACTTATTTACAATACGGTTAATAATCTCATCTTTTTTTTCAATTTGTCTTGCTATTAAAATTGCATTGTATCTTTCAAACTCACAGTCTTTACCACACATGCAGTAAGGAAAATACGAGTCTCGATAATATTTCTCGTGTAATGCCTTTGCACATTGATATGCATGAGTGTCACTATCTACCACATCAACTTTAGCTCCTGTAAGTTTATTAATTAAAACTGCCGTATAGGGGAGTGCACCTCCACCAATCAATAGAACCCTATCATTAGAAGAAATTTCGGCTTTGCTTATCTCTCTTGCTACAACTCTTTGGTATAGCTTACATGTTATTATCATAAATGAAACTACAACAAATGACTGTGAAATGACTTTTTCAAACTTACTGGTTATAATTCTTTTTAACCTAACACATATGTTTAAAGTAATAAATATCACCCCTTTTCTTAACACTCAATACTTTCAAATATTTTTTATTTGTCGAATTTCTAAACCGAAAATTGACTATTATCACATACACAAAAAACATAATGATTGAGTTTGATAATCATTCTCGCTCATTATGTTTAAATTATACTATTTTCGATTTCGTGTCAAGGGATTTTATTTAAAGTTAACACCGATTATATTAGTAATACTTAACTACTATTTACATTACCACAATGTTAAGGCAAAATCTTCAAGGCTGTAATCTTTAATCAAGACTTCACTCTCATCATCGTATAACTTATATTTAAAAGTCATCTGATCAGAAGAATTCTCTACTAAATCATCAACAGAAATACCCTCTGCAAGCTTAAGAGAAATCTCCTCTTGAATATCATTAACATTACGATGGCCATATGTGAAATACGGGGGGCGTTCTAGATCATAATACTCTTTTTCGAAAAAAACCTGCCATTCTTCTGGGAAATACATCCTAATTTTAAATTCTTGCTTACTAGTACCATAATCTATTAATTCCAAATTCAAAGTCAGGGTAACTTCTTTTTCATCAATCCGCTTCTCAGTATTAGCTTTTTCTAAGTCTACTGAACTTAATGGATTAGCCCTAACCCAATAATACGAAGTCCTGATTATGTCTATAGAACTTCCCATTACACTTATTAATAGGAACGCACCTATGATAATCAACAATTTATTAGTATGTTTAAAACGTTCAAGATTAAAAAGGCCTTTTATTGCAATAATAAATAAGATAATCACCACTACCGCTGATAAATATATTACTCCGTTATTCAATTTAACGGGTCTAATAATATATTCTAATATACTATAAGAACGGTGGGGAAGTTCATATATAAAGAACGCTATTAAGAACAAAATCCCGATATGTTTAATAGTCTTTTATTATCTTCGTTGATTTTTGAAAAGTTCAAGTCGCTCCCTCCTATACCTCCCTATGAACTGCAACAGATTTATTTTCTAAAAAAATATATAAGCTTATCAGAAACCTTTATAAGAATATCCGCAAAGCCAAATTCCTCACCTATACGCGCTGCTATTATTCTCGTTATTTTTGTGATTATTAAAAAGATAAATAAAAAAGCCAACACTCTTAAAATAAATTGAAGGTCCAACACAATCACCTCAATATAACAATTTTACTATTTATCAACTTGTTTCTGTTTTTTTACTGATAAACTACCATGCCTGTTAAAACACTACAGCCAAACCTTCAAAAAAGTTATTGCCTCAACAGACTGAAGCTCAATTACACATTCTCCTTTTATGTCTATATACCCCTATTATCCTGATTTACTGGAGTAAGATTACAATGTAAAAGTTAAGAAATTATATTAGTTCCTAATCTAAAATATACATGAAATATAAGCTGTGTCAAATCAATCTAATGATGTGCCAAAAAATCTGTTCCTTTTAACTAACCTACCCCATTAGTCTTAAACTAACCATCAACGAAAAACTCTAGTTTTTAACTCGTCTGCGAGGTGATTTTGCTTAGCATAACTTCTATTTATCGACAAAAAAACCACCCAGAGGTGATATTCTACAGCTTAGAAGCATCATATCATCACCTTAAGGGTGGATTTAGAATTATTATTCTAATTTTCACTTTAAATTTCTTTAGTTTTTGTCGCGCTTTTTAGAGGACAAGTATATTCTTAATAGTTTTTAGGAATATCACTGGTTCCTCTTTTTTCTATCACAAAATCAGAAACTACTGGGTATTCTTCTGTTAAGCTATTCTTTTTTTCTTCTGCTTTTTCTTTACTATTAAACTGGTCTACTTCTATTAAAAATTCTCCATCTTCATCTTTCAGCATCCTTCTATTGTCAAGTGAAAATATCTGTTCTTCGACTATTCCAATCTTTTCACCATGAGGATATGACTCACTTCTGATTGAATATATAGCGTCTTCTTTACTTTCTTGTTTTTCTTCTAAAGTGACTACTAACTGTCCTGGTTCTTTATATTCTGTCACTTGATATGAGAAAGGTTTATCCATAGTTATTGAAAATCTTACCATAGAATCGTCAAGCGTCATTTGTCTATATATATCCTTTATCATGTTTCCATCTTTCATCTTTTCAAACTCATCCTCAGCAGAAAATTCTCTAACACCTGAAATTTTAAAATCTAAAGTGTGTGGGTATTCACTATGATCAATTTCATAGTGACTTGCAAACTCCTCTTCTTTTAAGTCTTGAGAAAAGTTTATTACTATATGCTCTTTATCGTCCTTTTCGACCAATGAAATAAACTCTACGTCACTTCCATCAGTAATTTTACCACCTTCCTGAGGTTCTTCACTAAAATGTAGCACCCTCACTAACTGGCCTGCTACTGGGATATCATGCATAGCATTTGCAAAAGTAGGCATTGTATTAATACTAACTGTAAAAAGCAACATAACTGAAGCGGCAACACTTATACCTATCTTTTTAATTTTATGATTTTTTCTAGCTTTTTCATGCATTCCTTTCTCAACTCCTTTCATTAAATAATCATCAATTTCTTCAGGGATGTCAATACTGTTGTAATAATCTTCTTTAAACTTTTGAAGCTTACGTTTAATCTTCACAATTATAACCTCCTTCCAGATTATCTTTAATTTTCTTTAAACCTCTATAAAATTTTGTTTTAACAGTATTTAATGGATAGCCTAATATTTCTGATATTTCCTTGAACTTAAAACCTTCAAAGCTCTTTAATATTATAATTTCTTTGTATTTTTGCTCTAAATCATCTAAAGCATTATTTAAGTCTATCATCTCAACTAGCTCATCTTTATTATATTGACTATCTCTAACCTCTTTGTTCTCTTCCATAAAAACGTACTTCTTATTTGATCTAATATAATTCACTGCAGTATTGATAGTTATTTTGACGAGCCAAGTGTCAAAGTACTCTGGTTGTTTTAGTTTATCTATTGAAATGTACGCTTTATATGTTGCTTCTTGAACTACATCTAGAGCGTCTTCTTTATTTTTTACATATGAAAATGCTATGCGATAAATTTTTTCTTTTCTCGATTGTATTAGGTTTACAAAACTATCTTCATCTCCTTTCACTGCTTTTTGAACTTGTAGTTCTATTGTCAAATCTATCTGAGCCTCCTTTCATTTTTTACTTTTGTGTTAGTGCACCAATTAGACAATAGATAACAACAAAAAGTTTCATTAAAAAGAAATACTTTACTAAAATGGTATAATATATTAAGATTTATTGGATTTTAAGCTGATTAAGTATCATTTCACTAGGAATTTTGAGAGGACTTAAAAGGTTTAATTGGCCCATATTTGTCAACACTCTAGTCAATAAACAAAAATCTACCCTCAATAGTTAACTAATTTATGATCACAGAAGATCATTTCAGCCACCTAAGAGGGTAGATTTAGACTTTTTTGCCCTATTTTTTTACTTATTATTTATCCTAGAGTTTTTCACCATTTTTTTAACTAGGTTTTTATTGAAAGACAGATACTTCCCATTAACGAAATCGCAACAGAAGGTAAGTGAGTTAATCTGGCTTTCTCTTTTTTCTGTTTTGTTTGTGTTTATACATATTTTTATCAGCTTTTTTAAACACTTGTTCTTTAGTTTGCTTATTATTTTCTTTCGTAGCTACTCCTACAGATAAACTGATTTGAGTATTATTAGTTTTCATTTGTTCACTTATTATTCTGCCAGCAATGTCTTCTACTGTTTTAGAGTCAGTTTTAGGAAGTAATATAACAAATTCATCCCCGCCCCAGCGTGCGATAATATCTTCTCTCCTACATACACTTTTAAGTAAATTTGCCGCTTCAATTATTAAAGTATCTCCTGCATCATGACCATGCTCATCATTTACTAATTTCAAACCATCTATATCAGCAATAATAATACTAATAGGGTACTGCCTGTCCACATCTATCCTTTTAAATTCCTCTTCAAAGTAAGTACGATTATACAAACCTGTCAAAGTATCATGAAAGCTCAAGTATCGCACTCGCTCTTCAGTTTGTTTTTTATCTGTAATATCTCTAACAAATTCTACTACTCCTGTGGGCTCATCATAACCTTCTTCAAATAATGGATAGCTGTAAAGTTCAATCCACATTTCCCCTATATCTGTTTGAACATTTATCTCCTCTACCTCCACCTTGCCAGTCTGTAAACATTTTATAGAAGGACAAGGATCACAAGGTACCTCTCGTTTATGATAAGCTTGATAACATTTTTTACCTTCTAAAGGTAAGTCACTTTCATACCAAGTTTTAATAGTTTTATTGGTATAACGAATAGATAAGTCAAAATTAAGTACACTGATTCCGTCCTGAATACTCTCAAATAAACCTTCTAAGAGATTTTTGGTTTGATGTAATTTTTTTTCGTCTTGTTTTTGTTTAGTTACATCACGTGTGATCACAAGTATAGTGTTAACTTTTCCATTTTCATCTACTTCAGGCACTATTCTACTGTGTAAATGTTTTCCCATTAATTCATAATAAACCTCTTGCCCTTCTTTAGTTTGAGCTGATTGTTTTATCAAATTCGTCTTTTTCTTGAATTGCTGGTATAAATGATCATTTATATCTATTTCACCTTTTAATTTCTGATAAGCTTCATCATAAGTTTTGCCAATCAGAAAGTCTTTTGATATACCTAATTCCTTTTCTATGACAGAATTTGCATAAATAAGTTTTGAGGTAGTATCATGCCGTACCACCATATCTGGAGAGTTCTCAACCAGGTTGATAAAATCCCTTTCTGCCTTTTTTCGCTCGGTAATATTATCATGGGAAATTACAACTTTTCTTTTAGTAGTATTCTTTAAATCACTATAAGGTGCTACCCTAGCTAAATACCAGCGCTCTATTGAAGGAGAATGGCAGGGATACTCTATTTCAAATTCTTCTTTTTCCCCATTTATAACAGAACGTATCCCTGCAGCAACTTGTTTTGCTGTATCTTTATCACTACCTTTTGCATTATCACAAACCTCAAGATAATTATAACCTTTACTAACTTTTTCGATTTCTGCATTATTGTCCTTAGCAAAAGATAACCATAAAGTATTCACATATTCTATATTCCCTTCTTCATCTAATAGACATATATTACTTTTTATTGAATTCAAAATGGTTTGAACATCGTAAGAAGTATTTTTTGATATACTGATGTTCACATAAAACACCTCTTCCTTCTCTAAAGATTCTCTACCTATCAAATTTTCAATAACTATCTTTTTTTCATAGAACCCATCATCTTCTTAATTAACCGTTCAGATCTGTTTTTTTAAGATCTAATTTCTCTAAAACATAAAAAGATAAAAACATATTAAGTGTGCTTTCTTATTATTTTATTAATTATTTTCTATTATGTCTAGAAAGATATCAACATCCACTAATTCAGGATCAAATTGACTACCTGAACAATTTTTAAATTCTTTAATGATACCCTTTACCATCCCAACGTTCATGGTGTGAAAATATACTGATGCCATATCTTTAAAAAACACTATAAAAAATAAAAAGTATCATTTGTATTGTATTAAAATCCATATTTATTTAATATTATTCTAGTTCAACTCAAAACTACCGCTAATGACCATCACTTATCCTCAAACCCACTTTAAAATGCTTATTTATTAACATATTTATCAACACCGTTGTCTACAAAATATCTACCCAATAGTGAACTTTTATGATCACAGACGATCATTTAAAACACCTAATAGGTAGATTTAGACTTTTCGCGCCGTATTTTCACTTGTGAATTACTCTATATTTCCCTCTATTAATTTTCCGTTTTTTAATAGAGGACACAACAAAAATTCACAATTTATCTACCAATTTTAGCTTGATTGGCTTTTTTATCAGCACATTTAATTAGTTCTTCATATATTTTAGATTGAATACACTCAAACTACATTCTCCAAGACTTAAATTATATGTATAGTTTTCCCATCATATAAGTACTTTTCTCTTTCTGAACGCTTCTCTATTTGATCAGCTATTGTGAAAGCAACACATTTTATTAATGTTACTCAAGCATATCAGAAACTTTCTTCACCAACCTGGCTACCCAATTCTTTTCAATCCTAATATTCTCCTTTAGTAGGTAAGCATATTCATATTAATCTAATATAATTTAGTTAGCTTGCTACTATTTCTACAGTAAACCTCTCCATTATAAAACTCTTATAGTAACTCCCTGTCAATTCATCTGTTACTGCCTTATAGTTTGTCTCTTCTAGAGGTCTTTTATGTCCATATATTACCAAATGACACGTCATTCATAATTATGCTTGCTGTAACATCTTTAAGAATACTACAACTTTCTCATTTTTAACTTCTACTGGTATAGCCATTTATAAATTTTTCTAGAATATATTCTAGCTTTATTATGGTGTCATCTTCGATATAATCTCTCACTGGAGATACAATAAGCACATATTCCTTGGTTTGCCCATCCTTTGTGACAAATTTTCTCTGTTAAAACCAAGCTACCTTCTTGGTAATGTATCACCCTTTTTTAATGGCTCAATAACTCTCATTTAGACTCTTTACTTTAATACTTTATGATAGACAGATTCTATTATTATTGACTTCTATTCGCCTATTCTTTATCCGTTCAGCAATTTTTTCTGCTGTTTTTCGATTTGTATTTGGAAGTAATATAACAAACTCATCACCGCCCATCTTGCAATAATATCTTCACTTCTACATACATTTTTAAGTACATCTGTTGCTTCAATTATTAAATTATCTCCTTCCGTATGACCATCTTGAACATTTATCTCTTCTATCTCCACCTTACCAGTCTCTAAACATTTTATAGAAGGACACGGTTCACAGGGTTTTCCTCGTTTATGATAAACCTGATAACACTTTTTACCTTCTAAAAGGGTTTTCATTTGTTTTAGTTCACTTTCGACTTGCTTTTGTTTTGTTATATCAAGGGTAACTACCAGTAATGAATTCACTTCCCCATTCTCATCTATTTCAGGTACAATCCGACCGTGAAAATGTTTCCAAACAACTCATGATAAACCTCTTGTTCTTCTTTAGGTCTTACCGAGAAAAAAATCTTTTGATATGCCTAATTCCCTTTCTACAGCCGTATTTGCATAAATATGTCTTGAAGAAATATCGTGACGTACCACCATGTCTGGGGAATTCTCAACCAAATTGATAAAATCTTTCTCAGCCTTTCTCTGTTCTGTAATATCATCTGCATAACATACCACAAACTCTACTTCCTCGTTTTGATCTAGTTTGAGGGTTTTATTAATAGCTAACAGTCTTTTTTATCCTCCTCCATTTATTACTAGCCCTTCCGTTAGAACCTTACTTTTCTCTTCAAAAACTCTCTTATTGTCTTCTATACAGATCTCTGCTTCTTTCTTCGTAGCCAGCATTTCCCACAGTGTTTTATGCTCTAATTCACTTTTTGAAACACCGAAAAAATCCGCATGAGCTTTATTAACTTTTCCATAAGTCTCTACGTCTTTCAAATACCACACCTGTGCTTCAATATTATCTAGAATCATCTCCTTTTCATTAGCCTTATTGATTAATTTATTTTCAATTTGGAGCCTTTTTAACGTTGCAGAGACCTGGTTAATATACATTTCTATAAGTTCTTTATATTTTAAGCTAACACCTTTAGGCATGGTAATTGATACAGAACCCAAAACATCACCTTCCGAACTCATTTCCATATATGTAACTCACCCAAAGGTGACACTTTGTCCAATTGTTTAAGTACTTTTTCTAAAAATGGCTTATCACTTACAAATGCAAATAAATCTTTCACAGAAGTCAATTTATCTTTTTCCCCAAAGCTTTCGTAATTTGTTTGCCATTTCGCTCCCTCAGGTTGAAAACCGAATTTATTAAGCAATTTCCTTGCGTCTCAGAAATTCCACTAACGGATTTGGTCACAGTTGTATCCTTATCGTTGTCACGAAGAAGAAGGAATTAATACCGAAAGAGGAAATACAACAGGAAACATAGTAAATAGAGGTATAGTTAGTAAATATGATGATAAAGTCTTTTTTAGCAATCTAAATGAAAATGGGCATTTGTACAAAAAAGAAGTTGATGGTAGTACAGAATT comes from Natranaerobius trueperi and encodes:
- a CDS encoding diguanylate cyclase domain-containing protein; this translates as MNISISKNTSYDVQTILNSIKSNICLLDEEGNIEYVNTLWLSFAKDNNAEIEKVSKGYNYLEVCDNAKGSDKDTAKQVAAGIRSVINGEKEEFEIEYPCHSPSIERWYLARVAPYSDLKNTTKRKVVISHDNITERKKAERDFINLVENSPDMVVRHDTTSKLIYANSVIEKELGISKDFLIGKTYDEAYQKLKGEIDINDHLYQQFKKKTNLIKQSAQTKEGQEVYYELMGKHLHSRIVPEVDENGKVNTILVITRDVTKQKQDEKKLHQTKNLLEGLFESIQDGISVLNFDLSIRYTNKTIKTWYESDLPLEGKKCYQAYHKREVPCDPCPSIKCLQTGKVEVEEINVQTDIGEMWIELYSYPLFEEGYDEPTGVVEFVRDITDKKQTEERVRYLSFHDTLTGLYNRTYFEEEFKRIDVDRQYPISIIIADIDGLKLVNDEHGHDAGDTLIIEAANLLKSVCRREDIIARWGGDEFVILLPKTDSKTVEDIAGRIISEQMKTNNTQISLSVGVATKENNKQTKEQVFKKADKNMYKHKQNRKKRKPD
- a CDS encoding PAS domain S-box protein, whose product is MVCYADDITEQRKAEKDFINLVENSPDMVVRHDISSRHIYANTAVERELGISKDFFLGKT
- a CDS encoding sigma-70 family RNA polymerase sigma factor, with protein sequence MTIELQVQKAVKGDEDSFVNLIQSRKEKIYRIAFSYVKNKEDALDVVQEATYKAYISIDKLKQPEYFDTWLVKITINTAVNYIRSNKKYVFMEENKEVRDSQYNKDELVEMIDLNNALDDLEQKYKEIIILKSFEGFKFKEISEILGYPLNTVKTKFYRGLKKIKDNLEGGYNCED
- a CDS encoding DUF4179 domain-containing protein, which encodes MKIKRKLQKFKEDYYNSIDIPEEIDDYLMKGVEKGMHEKARKNHKIKKIGISVAASVMLLFTVSINTMPTFANAMHDIPVAGQLVRVLHFSEEPQEGGKITDGSDVEFISLVEKDDKEHIVINFSQDLKEEEFASHYEIDHSEYPHTLDFKISGVREFSAEDEFEKMKDGNMIKDIYRQMTLDDSMVRFSITMDKPFSYQVTEYKEPGQLVVTLEEKQESKEDAIYSIRSESYPHGEKIGIVEEQIFSLDNRRMLKDEDGEFLIEVDQFNSKEKAEEKKNSLTEEYPVVSDFVIEKRGTSDIPKNY